A region of Beijerinckia sp. 28-YEA-48 DNA encodes the following proteins:
- a CDS encoding aspartate/glutamate racemase family protein, translating into MPTIGLVVPQATDVVPDEAPLMYPDVTFIPHRTGVGSLTPAGYDQAADKIVPAADALAKRGVDAIMVIGTSLTFYRGPQFNEDLQKEIRSRTGLPVSTMSTAIVDGLRAVGANKLAITTAYTKVVNDKLAELLRFHGFDVGALQSFGITQFGGGASAKSEAEIIDLSSAAVADAPDADAILISCGGLRTLGVAQPLEQRHGKPVVSSTPAALWAAMRLVGESGRLAGYGLLLEKATKPAAA; encoded by the coding sequence ATGCCCACCATTGGTCTCGTCGTCCCGCAAGCCACCGATGTCGTTCCCGACGAAGCGCCGCTGATGTATCCCGATGTGACGTTCATCCCGCATCGCACCGGCGTCGGCTCGCTGACGCCAGCCGGATATGATCAGGCGGCGGACAAGATCGTTCCTGCCGCCGACGCCCTCGCCAAACGCGGTGTCGACGCGATCATGGTCATAGGCACATCGCTGACCTTCTATCGCGGGCCCCAGTTCAACGAAGACCTGCAGAAGGAGATCCGCAGCCGCACCGGCCTCCCGGTCTCCACCATGAGCACCGCCATTGTTGATGGCTTGCGCGCCGTTGGCGCCAACAAGCTTGCCATCACGACCGCCTACACCAAGGTCGTCAACGACAAGCTCGCCGAACTTCTGCGCTTTCACGGCTTCGATGTCGGCGCGCTGCAATCCTTCGGCATCACCCAATTCGGTGGTGGCGCCAGCGCCAAAAGCGAAGCCGAGATCATCGATCTGTCATCGGCCGCGGTCGCCGACGCGCCCGATGCGGATGCCATTCTCATCTCCTGTGGCGGCCTGCGAACGCTCGGCGTCGCGCAACCGCTCGAACAGCGCCACGGCAAGCCGGTCGTCTCCAGCACGCCGGCGGCCCTCTGGGCGGCGATGCGCCTGGTCGGCGAAAGCGGCAGGCTCGCAGGCTATGGCCTCTTGTTGGAGAAGGCGACAAAGCCGGCGGCAGCCTGA
- a CDS encoding TadE/TadG family type IV pilus assembly protein, producing MATAKPVHFINDTRAVSAMEFALVAPLLLFLLLGIACFGYILGVHHELQQIASEAARASVAGTTATQRDSLARSYITTNASDYLLINSAKMAVTTTSATTPIAMFQVAVSYDLTGSLPYLLGNLLPLPSPQIQRTATIQQGNY from the coding sequence ATGGCAACAGCCAAGCCTGTTCATTTCATCAATGACACCCGCGCCGTCAGCGCCATGGAGTTCGCTTTGGTGGCGCCGCTCCTGCTGTTCTTATTGCTGGGAATAGCCTGTTTTGGCTACATTTTAGGCGTTCATCATGAGCTTCAGCAGATCGCGTCTGAAGCCGCCCGCGCCTCGGTCGCGGGCACCACGGCAACCCAGCGCGATAGCTTGGCCAGAAGCTATATCACGACCAATGCCAGCGACTATCTGCTCATCAATAGTGCAAAAATGGCGGTGACCACGACGAGCGCCACGACCCCTATTGCCATGTTCCAGGTAGCCGTCTCCTACGACCTGACGGGAAGCCTGCCCTATCTGCTCGGCAATCTTTTGCCCCTGCCCAGTCCTCAAATCCAACGCACGGCCACCATTCAACAGGGGAATTACTGA
- a CDS encoding GntR family transcriptional regulator, with product MKLVKKLEGDADLAENREQRAIAGLKRLIGDGSLQPGSRIPENAVAQSLGLSRTPMRSALKSLEAENWVVRNSGGGYFVREFTLRDVIDMIRLRGAMERLVIRLAVERGARASDIAELERLAQAMDDTCHPDIDSAEKLELLAELDSEFRKLIVQLADSTLVTSILMRTMSLPFIGLAGLDFETLSKEMRGNLKKSNALYHVMIAAIRDGDGGAGVQAVTEHMDIFIATMRAVIDSSGGRSS from the coding sequence ATGAAGTTGGTGAAAAAATTAGAAGGTGATGCGGATTTAGCCGAAAACCGAGAGCAGCGGGCCATTGCCGGTCTCAAGCGACTAATAGGTGATGGCTCGTTACAACCAGGCAGCAGAATTCCTGAAAATGCTGTTGCGCAATCTCTAGGTCTTTCACGTACGCCGATGCGTTCGGCGCTCAAGAGTCTCGAAGCCGAAAATTGGGTCGTGCGCAATTCGGGCGGTGGTTATTTCGTTCGTGAGTTCACGCTGCGTGATGTGATCGACATGATCAGATTGCGTGGTGCGATGGAGAGGCTGGTTATCCGGCTGGCGGTCGAGCGCGGCGCGCGCGCTTCGGATATCGCCGAACTCGAACGGCTTGCTCAGGCGATGGATGATACGTGTCATCCCGATATCGACAGTGCGGAAAAGCTTGAGTTGCTCGCGGAGCTCGACAGCGAGTTTCGCAAGCTGATCGTGCAATTGGCCGACAGCACTTTGGTGACCAGCATATTGATGCGCACCATGTCGCTGCCGTTCATTGGTCTGGCCGGGTTGGACTTTGAAACCTTATCGAAGGAGATGCGTGGGAATCTCAAAAAGTCCAATGCCCTTTATCACGTGATGATCGCGGCCATTCGTGATGGTGATGGCGGGGCGGGTGTGCAGGCTGTGACCGAACACATGGATATCTTTATCGCGACGATGCGGGCGGTGATTGATAGCTCGGGTGGCCGATCCAGTTGA
- a CDS encoding tripartite tricarboxylate transporter substrate binding protein: MKRLIQLAGALALGLSMGAATGAAADYPDRTVRIQLGFAAGGGADILARWYAEQLSKLSGGTFIVENKVGASGNLALEATAKAKPDGSTLLLASTVTTAGNVAIFKSLPFDVVKDLVPIVGFAETPFVLAVAGDSPLNSVADLTTFIKSKNGKATYGSATTSALASSALYLNAAGVEATYVGYKATATAIQDVTGKQIDFAFADVVYAVGQAKQGRIKLLAIASDERSPSLPDIPTLKETTGARTGDIVAHWGIWAPAGTPRDITDKLEKWATQITQGPETQKFLVDQGATAKIAGGADYKQRLNVGLKAWADAVKIGKIELQ; the protein is encoded by the coding sequence GTGAAACGATTGATCCAGCTGGCTGGGGCATTGGCCCTCGGCCTCTCGATGGGGGCGGCGACCGGGGCTGCCGCCGATTATCCCGACCGCACGGTGCGCATTCAGCTGGGCTTTGCCGCCGGCGGCGGCGCCGACATTCTGGCGCGTTGGTACGCCGAGCAATTGAGCAAACTCTCCGGTGGCACCTTCATCGTCGAAAACAAGGTCGGCGCTTCCGGCAATCTGGCGCTTGAGGCCACCGCCAAAGCCAAGCCCGACGGATCGACCCTTCTGCTGGCCTCGACCGTCACCACGGCCGGGAACGTCGCCATTTTCAAAAGCCTGCCCTTCGACGTGGTCAAAGACCTCGTGCCGATCGTCGGCTTCGCCGAGACGCCCTTCGTCCTGGCGGTCGCCGGTGACTCGCCACTCAACAGCGTCGCCGACCTCACGACCTTCATCAAGTCCAAGAACGGCAAGGCCACCTATGGCAGCGCCACCACCAGCGCGCTGGCATCATCAGCGCTCTATCTGAACGCAGCCGGCGTTGAAGCCACCTATGTTGGCTACAAGGCGACCGCCACCGCCATTCAGGACGTCACCGGCAAGCAAATCGATTTCGCCTTTGCCGATGTCGTCTACGCAGTGGGCCAAGCCAAACAGGGCCGCATCAAACTGCTGGCGATTGCTTCGGACGAACGCTCGCCAAGCCTGCCCGACATACCGACGCTCAAAGAGACCACTGGCGCGCGCACCGGCGACATCGTCGCCCATTGGGGCATCTGGGCCCCGGCGGGAACGCCCAGGGACATCACCGACAAATTGGAAAAATGGGCCACGCAGATTACTCAAGGCCCCGAGACGCAGAAGTTCCTGGTCGACCAGGGCGCGACCGCCAAGATCGCCGGCGGCGCCGATTACAAGCAACGGCTCAATGTCGGATTGAAAGCCTGGGCCGATGCGGTGAAGATCGGCAAAATCGAACTGCAATAG
- a CDS encoding TadG family pilus assembly protein encodes MPHWKLKATAFLRDRRGATMILMSVAIAALMGFMALGIDLGSVFFQNRRQQTSNDLAALAAASDLTRANNAARATLTRNQTASTANIVVETGVYTPNAALTPAARFVPGTSNTNAARVTVQTQQPIYFGRILSMLNQNSFTNSANVNVKTSAVAATNAQASFAVGSRLLSLNGGVVNAVLGNLLGGSLSLTVMDYQNLANVKLNLFGFMDALATRLNLTAATYAQILSGSVYTADVLQAVLATARADTSNSSSVIAALQQIATAKQGSTDRMSLASLLSVGVYGARQPGQGSPLNATISALNLVSTIAQISGGANQAAVALSLGLPGIASVNLALTIGERPVGTSAVTVGAVGSTAYTAQTRLLLQVSLVGSGKASLINVPIYVEVANAYARLTALSCSPSNLSSSSVTLGVKPGIIDAWIGNVTPAAMTNFSSPPTFGPATLVNALGVITVKGSAHVGMGNMTETPLTFSYADITAGTVKSTSTTSFVTPLLTSLIGDLDMQATALGGLLNLDFLFLGGLLGTQNLITNTLTAATGALDTVLSSVLTALGINIGGADAWVTGVSCGNAVLVN; translated from the coding sequence ATGCCCCATTGGAAGCTCAAAGCCACAGCCTTCCTCCGTGACCGACGCGGCGCCACCATGATCCTCATGAGCGTCGCCATCGCCGCCCTCATGGGCTTTATGGCGCTTGGCATCGATCTCGGCTCAGTGTTCTTTCAGAACCGCCGACAACAGACCTCCAACGATCTTGCCGCGCTAGCCGCCGCCAGCGATCTGACACGCGCCAACAATGCCGCCCGCGCCACACTGACCAGAAACCAGACCGCGAGCACAGCCAATATCGTGGTCGAGACCGGCGTCTATACTCCCAATGCCGCCCTTACGCCGGCAGCGCGTTTCGTGCCCGGCACATCCAACACCAACGCGGCGCGCGTCACGGTGCAGACACAGCAACCGATCTACTTTGGTCGCATTCTATCGATGCTCAACCAAAACTCGTTCACCAACAGCGCCAACGTCAATGTCAAAACCTCCGCCGTGGCGGCGACCAACGCCCAGGCGTCCTTCGCCGTCGGCTCACGCCTGCTGAGCCTCAACGGCGGCGTCGTCAATGCCGTTCTCGGCAATCTCCTCGGCGGCAGTCTCTCGCTGACGGTGATGGACTATCAGAACCTCGCCAACGTCAAACTCAATCTGTTCGGCTTCATGGACGCGCTGGCGACGCGCCTCAATCTAACCGCGGCCACCTATGCACAAATCCTATCAGGCAGCGTCTACACCGCCGACGTCCTGCAAGCGGTGCTGGCGACGGCACGCGCCGATACATCCAACAGCAGCTCGGTGATTGCGGCTCTACAGCAAATCGCCACGGCCAAACAGGGCTCGACCGATCGCATGAGCCTGGCCTCCCTATTATCCGTCGGCGTGTATGGAGCAAGGCAGCCCGGGCAAGGCTCGCCCTTAAACGCCACCATTTCCGCCCTCAATCTGGTTTCCACAATCGCGCAGATCTCCGGCGGCGCCAATCAAGCGGCTGTTGCATTGTCCCTGGGGCTCCCTGGCATTGCCTCGGTCAACCTCGCGCTCACCATCGGCGAACGCCCCGTTGGCACAAGCGCCGTCACGGTCGGCGCGGTCGGCTCCACGGCCTATACGGCGCAAACACGTCTGTTGCTGCAGGTGAGCCTCGTGGGCTCCGGCAAAGCCTCGCTGATCAACGTTCCCATCTATGTCGAGGTGGCCAACGCCTACGCCCGCCTGACCGCCTTGAGCTGCTCGCCGTCCAATCTCAGCTCCTCCAGTGTCACCTTGGGCGTCAAGCCCGGCATCATCGATGCCTGGATCGGCAATGTCACCCCTGCCGCCATGACCAATTTCTCCTCGCCGCCGACGTTTGGACCCGCCACCTTGGTCAACGCGCTCGGCGTCATCACCGTCAAGGGCAGCGCTCATGTCGGCATGGGCAACATGACCGAAACGCCCCTGACGTTCAGCTATGCCGACATCACCGCCGGCACGGTCAAATCGACCTCGACGACGAGCTTCGTCACGCCTTTGCTGACGAGCCTGATCGGCGATCTGGACATGCAGGCCACAGCGCTCGGCGGCTTGCTGAATCTTGATTTCCTCTTTCTCGGCGGCCTGCTGGGAACGCAAAATCTGATCACCAATACGTTGACGGCCGCAACGGGCGCGCTCGACACGGTTCTCAGCAGCGTGCTGACGGCGCTCGGCATCAATATCGGCGGGGCCGATGCCTGGGTCACGGGCGTCAGTTGCGGCAACGCCGTCCTGGTCAACTGA